A region of the Microcystis aeruginosa FD4 genome:
TTAGTTAGGGCTGGCTGAAAAAGTACGGGCGAAGCATTCGGATAGAAAATCTACGGTTTCACCGATAAGTTATTGCCCGAATGCTTCGCCCCTACAGGACGCAATCGCCGATCAAGATGCCAGGTTTTTGAGCCACTAGCTTTAAAATCTTGCACCTGCTTCGCCAAACAGGCCCCAAACCCCTTACCTCGTCTATATTTCACATTTATTCAGCAGACCCTAGTTAGGTAATTCCCCAAAAAGTTGACGATATTTTTGCAGTTTTGCCTCCATTTCTAATAACTGCTGATTAGCCTGTTCTGCCCGTTGGCGTTCATTTTCTGCCCGTTGGCGTTCATTTTCTGCCCGCTGCTTTTCCTGTTCCAGTAGTTGATTAATTTCGCTGTAGGACAAAAATTGAGTGCCATCAGGACGATAAATTTTTAACTCGTCGGTTAAGTCAAAACGAATGCCTAAACGGGGACTCCCCCAATTATTAACCTCACTAACACTGTCTAAACTGTCACCAATTCGCTGCCAAGCTTCTAGACTATTATCATCGGGATCATAGACGTAGTATTCTTGCACTCCATAGCGATCATAAAATAGCAATTTTTTGGCCATTTCGATGGAGGTATTACTGGGAGAAAGAATCTCAAAGACGACTTGAGGAGCAAGATTATCTTCTTGCCATTGTTTGTAGGAACCTCGATCGCCTTTCGGTCTGCCAAATACTACCATCGTATCAGGAGCGGCGGCAATTTTCGGCTGGCCTTCCACAGGATACCACAACAGATCCCCCGCTACAAATACCTGGGGATCATCGATATATAACCAGTCGAGATTCTGCTTAATCGTTACTATCCAGTGGAATTGTTTAGTATTATCTGCCATCGGTTTACCATCGCTCTCAGGATAGATAATCTCAGTTTTGTTAACTTGACTAACCATGGGGAATACCTGCCGAAATCATTGGGCTATTTTTATTATATAATAACTTTAAACTAAGTAAGGAAAAAACTCACCTTGATTTTAGAACTACAACAGGTTAATTTAGCGGTAAGACGAGGAAGTGCTTATCTATTAGAAGATATTACTTTTAGCGTCAAGCAAGGAGAAAATTTAGCTATTGTCGGAGCATCTGGGGCTGGAAAAACGACTCTTTTGCGCTTGTTAAATCGTTTGCAAGAACCCAGCACGGGAAATATTTATTTTCAAGGTAAATCGATTAAGGAAATACCAGTTATTTCCCTGCGACAAGAGATAGTTTTATTGCTACAAGAGTCAAAGTTATTAGGAATGAACGTTCGAGAGGCTCTCGCTTATCCTTTGCAATTAAAAAAACTTAACCCTGCTGAAATTAATCAGAGAATTGACCGTTGGACATCCCTATTAAAAATTCCCGAACAGTGGTTTGAATGCGGGGAGTTAGAATTATCTTTAGGACAAAGACAATTAGTGGCAATTACCAGAGCTTTGCTGTTAGAACCAAGCGTACTATTATTAGATGAACCCACCTCTGCTCTAGATACAGGCACGGCCAGCAGGTTATTAGAAGTATTAAATAATCAAAGTTCAATGACGATAATTATGGTCAATCATCAACTGGATTTTTTAGAAGAATTTGCCGAGCGAGTCATTTATCTAGAAGCGGGAAAAATCAGGTCAGATTGCCTCGCCAATCAATTAGATTGGTTAGGGTTAAAAACGCAGTTAATTGACTTAGAAAAATCTCGACAAAGTGACCACTGGTAAGATTAACTTAAAATTGCTGCGCCCTCCTGAAAAACTAATAATTCTCCTGCATTAATCGGTGTCCAAACTTCATTATCAGTCTAAACCCTCAAAAAAAGCAATTCCCCAACCGTCTCGATGTTCGTCGGTTTTTCCTCCCCGCGCACAAAATCCCTCGAAGGAAAAACAGATATCCGTGGGGACATTACAATTCATGCCTAAAAGTTGACCGAAAATTTGGGTACAAGCCCCGCCCTTTAGTGTAGGGTCGGGCGGCTTTAAATAAATATGTATTGTCAACTTAAAGAATTTTGTGTTAAGATATTGATAGTAGGTCAAGCATTGTCAAAATGTTTGTACTAGAATACAAAGTTAAGCCAAAACCTAATCAGATAGAAGCCATTAATGAGGCAATACGAACAACCCAATTTGTTCGGAATAAAGTTCTGCGTTATTGGATGGATAATCGGGGTGTTGGCAAAACAGAGTTATTTCGGTACAACACAGCATTAAGAAAAGAGTTTAAATTTGTTGATGATTTAAACTCCCATGCTTGCCAGACTGCCGTAGAAAGAACCTTGCGAGCAATTACTCGGTTTTACGATAATTGCCAAAATAAAGTTAAAGGAAAGAAAGGCTACCCTAAGTTTAAAAAACATTCTCGTTCCGTTGAGTATAAAGTATCTGGATGGAAGCTATCAAAAGATAAACGTCATATTACCTTTACAGACAAAAAAGGTATTGGCACTCTTAAACTGATTGGTTCTAGAGATATTAATTACTATCAACCAGAACAGATTAAACGGGTAAGAATCCTTAATCGTGCCGATGGTTATTATGTGCAGTTCTGCCTTAAATTAGACCCCAGAGACACGGTTAAACCTTTAACGCCTTCCCAGAAAGCAACTGGGATTGATGTCGGATTAAAGTTTTTCTTAGTAGATAGCGAAGGTAATCAAATTGATTGTCCGAACTACTATCGAAAAGCTGAAAAACAATTAAACCGATTAAACAGGAAAAAGTCAAAGAAATACCGTAAGGGTAAAAAACAATCTCGTAATTATCACAAAGCTAGAAAGCGAGCTGCTCGGAAACATTTAAGAGTAAGTAGGCAACGAGAAGAGTTTGTCAAGAGTGTGGCACTCCGTTTAGTTAGGGCTTGCTGAATAAATGTGAAATGTATGCAAAGTAAGGGTTTTGGGGCTTTACGAGCGAAACAGGTGCAAGATTTTGAGAGAATCGTGGTTCAAAACCTTGCATCTTCATCGGCCCGCGTCCTGTAGGGGCGAAGCATTCGGGCAATAACCTATCGGTGAAACCGTAGATTTTCTATCCGAATGCTTCGCCCGTACTTTTTGCTGCAAACCCTAGTTAAGTCTAACGACTTAATCGCTCAGGTCAACTTAAATATCAAAGGCATGGTCAAGAATCGTCATTTAGCGAAGTCGATAACCGATGCAGGATGGTCTGTTTTTAGGCAATGGCTAGAGTATTTTGGGGACAAATACTGCAAGTTAACTATAGCTGTCTCACCTCATAATACGTCTCAAAATTGTTCTAATTGTGGACAAAAAGTCCGAAAGTCGCTATCTACTCGAACCCATGTTTGTCCTCATTGTGGATATACAGATTGTCGAGATATCAACGCCGCTTTAAACATCTTGCAAAAGGGATTAAGTAGCGTGGGGCGCACGCAAACTTTAAACGCTTCGGGAGAGATTCCCTCTTGGTTGGTTGGAGAAATCCTGCTTGCTAACGGAGACTCAATGAACGAAGAATCCCCATCTCTTTAGAGCGGGGAGCGTCAAACATAGTTGCTTGAGTTTGAACATCAGATGCTGGCACAATTACTGCCAGCAGTCGTGACAGGAGACAGGAGAATTTTTTCCAGCTGCCTCTTGCCTATCCTAGCTAAGAAATTAATCTGGCACTACTAAGTAGTCGTGCAAAATTAATTTCCTAGTCGAGACTCCGAGACTCCGAGACTCCGAGACGGGATACAGCTATTAGGGAGCGGATTTGAGTTTTCAGTTCTCTGTTTGCTCACCACCGCAGAAGTCTGACGGAGTAGTGGCTTAGATGTGTAATTAATTGTGCTTAGATACTTGCTAATTAGGGTTTACTGAAAAAGTTTCTTGGTGGGTGTGGGGTTTTACCGATTTTCAGAAGGTTTTTAGATTTATTCAGTAAATCCTAATTAAATCAACTTCTGAAAGACAAAAAGGGCAAACAATCAGATTTTTAGCGATATAATAGCTATTTTTTGACCAAAAAGGTCATTTATTGGCTGTTACTGCCTGTTGTCTCCCCGCATCCCTGTTTTAACTCCCATGAATCCCAATAGGGCGATCGAGATTAATTTTTTGGACTGCTTATTGGATAAAATAGGAGACTGGGCCATCTAATCAAATCTGTATCCTTAAGGCTATGACAATTATTTCTCGATCGATCCCCCAATCACCCACTAAATCCTCGTCTATCGGCGGCTGGCGCGGTTTGATCGAAGAATATCGCCAATTTCTGCCCGTAAGCAGTAAAACCCCTGTAATTACACTTCTAGAAGGCAATACACCTCTGATCCCCGCCCCCTATCTCTCAGCACAAATCGGGCGCGATGTCAAGGTTTTTGTCAAATATGATGGTTTAAATCCCACCGGCAGCTTTAAAGACCGGGGCATGACCATGGCCATCTCGAAAGCTAAAGAAGAAGGGGCAAAAGCGGTGATTTGTGCCAGTACCGGGAACACCTCGGCGGCGGCGGCAGCCTATGCAAGAAGGGCCCGGATGCGGGCCTTTGTGATTATCCCCGACGGTTATGTGGCCTTAGGAAAATTAGCCCAAGCTTTA
Encoded here:
- a CDS encoding Uma2 family endonuclease, with protein sequence MVSQVNKTEIIYPESDGKPMADNTKQFHWIVTIKQNLDWLYIDDPQVFVAGDLLWYPVEGQPKIAAAPDTMVVFGRPKGDRGSYKQWQEDNLAPQVVFEILSPSNTSIEMAKKLLFYDRYGVQEYYVYDPDDNSLEAWQRIGDSLDSVSEVNNWGSPRLGIRFDLTDELKIYRPDGTQFLSYSEINQLLEQEKQRAENERQRAENERQRAEQANQQLLEMEAKLQKYRQLFGELPN
- a CDS encoding ATP-binding cassette domain-containing protein, which gives rise to MILELQQVNLAVRRGSAYLLEDITFSVKQGENLAIVGASGAGKTTLLRLLNRLQEPSTGNIYFQGKSIKEIPVISLRQEIVLLLQESKLLGMNVREALAYPLQLKKLNPAEINQRIDRWTSLLKIPEQWFECGELELSLGQRQLVAITRALLLEPSVLLLDEPTSALDTGTASRLLEVLNNQSSMTIIMVNHQLDFLEEFAERVIYLEAGKIRSDCLANQLDWLGLKTQLIDLEKSRQSDHW